In Nicotiana tabacum cultivar K326 chromosome 2, ASM71507v2, whole genome shotgun sequence, the following proteins share a genomic window:
- the LOC107767529 gene encoding CBS domain-containing protein CBSX3, mitochondrial encodes MQGGFKQIISHGSVLKSAVLRHVRLVNPIAKPLIFARHETTSAARIEEHGFESTKIADILKGKGKGADGSWLWCTTDDSVYDAVKSMTQHNVGALVVVKPGENKSIAGIITERDYLRKIIVQGRSSKSTKVGDIMTEENKLITVTPDTKVLKAMQLMTDNRIRHIPVIDQTGMIGMVSIGDVVRAVVSEHREELNRLNAFIQGGY; translated from the exons ATGCAAGGAGGATTCAAACAAATCATTTCTCATGGAAGTGTCCTCAAGAGCGCTGTTCTACGACATGTCCGATTGGTGAATCCAATAGCGAAGCCACTTATATTTGCACGTCATGAAACAACTTCAGCTGCTCGTATAGAAGAACATGGTTTTGAAAGCACCAAAATAGCTGACATTTTGAAAGGCAAGGGTAAAGGTGCTGATGGCTCCTGGCTCTGGTGCACTACTGATGACTCTGTTTACGATGCTGTGAAATCG ATGACACAACACAATGTGGGAGCGTTGGTGGTTGTGAAACCTGGGGAAAATAAGTCAATTGCTGGGATTATTACGGAAAGAG ATTATCTGCGGAAAATCATAGTACAAGGAAGATCATCCAAATCAACAAAGGTTGGCGACATCATGACGGAGGAG AACAAGCTCATCACTGTCACACCAGACACCAAAGTTCTGAAAGCAATGCAATTGATGACAG ATAATCGTATCAGGCACATTCCAGTCATTGATCAGACAGGTATGATAGGGATGGTGTCCATTGGAGATGTTGTCCGCGCTGTCGTGAGTGAGCACAGGGAAGAGCTGAACCGGTTGAATGCCTTCATACAAGGAGGTTACTAG